TTTCGACGTGTACCACATCCATATTTCCACGTGACCCTTTTTCAGAACAACGGGTGCTTCACAAAAACCTGCTTTGAAGACGTTGTAACGGCGGTCAGCGTTCGTCTGAATGCAAACCAACACACGTGTACAAGACAGACTGGTGACAAGACTTCAGACAGAAAGAATTGTGGCCTTACTCCCACCTACAGCCTGACAACTTTCACGGTGacatctttaattaaaatattcgCCATCATCTCCGCAGAATGAATTCGTCAGATGTCAGCAACGCCCCCTACATCTCCCCTCCTTGCTCACCACCAAGCAGTCTTGCTCGTACTGTATTCATATTGCATTGTCAAACAACTAAAAGCAACAGCAGCATGTCTGTGTGAACACAGACAACAATCATTGGCCGCTGAATACAAGTCCTGCACAATCCTACAAATAATGACAGCAGACACCTTGACAACGCTGCATGCTTGGTTAACAGAGACCCAGGTATTATTGTAATCAAACTGAAATAAAGTATAAGTCAAACATTCCAAGGTAAACAAGTTCGCAAACAGTCAGAGCAAGCAAGCTTTCCTCGCCTCCACGTCAGGCTCTCGTCTGTTTGAGATTCAAGGACCGAGGCAGGTGACTACAGGTGGCAGCTAACAGACTTCAGGTAGACATTAATATAGACTAACGGGCAAACAGATTTCAAGTAGACATACAGTAAGTTGGAATCTTTACACCAAGTGATTTGTCTGACAAAACATAGTTCCAGCTGTAAGTAGGTCATCAGTGAAAGGTCAAACGTTTATCTAAtgatgcacgcgcacacacacactctgtctcacacacacacacgtacgcacattGCAAAGGCTTGCACTGTAGGGGAGATTATTTATAGGGGAGATAACTATTTTTACGAAATATTATTACAGGGAGGTTGCCATCGGTACAAGGGAGACTACCGAGCAAAAGGTCGAAAGAATGAAGGCTGTCGAGTAAGACACAgtgagacacacacagacagactgacaaacagacaaactgaTATACGCATCAGCTTCAGAAAAAGCAAACGAGGATGGCGACCACCTGCACAGTACAGGTCATTGTACAGACCTCGACCGACAGCTTCAGAACAagaaagagatatttttaacatttgcaaCTGTACATCAGTGACGAGATTACTTGAAACAACAAATACTATATAGAAGTCAACGTATCCCGCTCGACTGTACAGCATCAAAGAGGTTAATGACGATAATCAAAATAACACAATATCAACAATATCATTAACCTGGTAATTTAACATaggagttttcttttttaaatttcgtgAGTACAAAGAGTTGAAGTATTGGCAACAGTTTTAATctaactaaaaaacaaaaaaaaaactaaaaaaaccaCTTGAGAACCGATAACAGTTTGACATTTGACAAAAGCAGTTTGTCACGAGCGGCAAGTTGACCTCTCACCTTTATACCTGCAATGTATACACTTCCGATGGTTTACAACAGAAAAGGTGATAGTCAAGCCTAGAGGTTAGACCGTTAGAGGATGTATCATTGTCCCGTTGTCTGAACGCACAGTGTGTGGGTGACAGTAGACATCACACAGAAGTGGTGAGTACAGTCTTGTCAtgtcacgtgtgtcacgtgTAAAACACTGCACACTCGTCTGACAGACACACAACTGTAACTTTATAGCGTGTAATGCACAATGTAATGCAACGTCCGTTTCCAGACTCAAAGTAttctagagatttttttttctaaaggaaaAAATTTGACTCATCAAGAACTCCATCTTAATAAACTTTTTAGCACAAGAGGCAGAGATTAACAAAGATACATCCACAACCTCGATACTCATGTCTTATCTAGTCTTATACATCTCCGCAATCATATATTTTCCAAGTCTTAtatcaaattttctttcttattaccAGGACAGTACTCACactttcatttcagttttagaacggactttttttcttaaaagctttgtttactgtaatcttttatttactcttttcGCCACATTCtactatttaaatatttatggaaaaaatgtttgtttttggactATTTGTCTTATTCGTAATCTTTTTTCGGGGAattcttttgtgaaaatgtgtcAGTTCAGGGTGTTCCTGAATAACATCGCCGATACTCGAGCTGTCATCGGGTGCGAAGACAACTTAGTGAAGGAGTTAAGTACACGCCGCGGTCGACATTCACCGACAAATGTCTGCgtggataaataaaaatacttctgATAGCATGCATACACGCTGATGGACACGTATACATGAAAGAGATTAATATGTGGATAGTAGGGTTGATACTAAAGACTTTCCTAATACGAAACCGAAGCTTCCAAGAAAGTATCGGCCGCGTGATGTTCACATTGTTGTTCACAGTAACTGCCAGTAACTGCCAGAACGCGTTTTGTCTGAGTTCAGGAATTCTCCAGCACCTATCAGTAAAATCGAAGATTCTTGATGATCACCAGttagaaaattagaaaatgCGAGAGATGCTTTTTCCGGACTTTCAGACCTCATAAAGAAAATGATTGACAGGACAGTGAGGGTCAGTAGTTGGGGTGGGGTCAAGGGGTCAGGGGAAGGTTGGGGAAAGTCTATGTCGGTACATAAAGAACGCTGTCCATGAACCCAAGCATTGCACATTCTTGCTTATTACCTGATCGAGTTTCAGTAATTGCTTATAACAAATACTTGTAATTTATTGTTACATAAAATTAAGTACAATGTGAGTGCAGACTACACCACCTTCATTTGTATTTTCCAGCTCTTTCTTCCCATGCAAATAATACAGAATTCTACCGAGTTGTCagttattttgcaaaaaaaaaatttgaacgCGGTTAATTAACCaaatactttagcaattaaTTAACAATTAAGTACTCGAATAACATGTTTATCTTATAACAACAACTTATAACAATATCTTACTTCTCCGTCGGCAACAGTCACAGAGCCTTTCTACATTGCAGAccaaaaagaacataaaaatataaataaaataaaatcacaagtTCAATCATTAATGACCCGTTTCAAAAACAGATCTCTGCccgtgaaattaaaaaaattcatcttgGTTTCATCGACGAGCCAACAAAGGAAGCTCTCATCTTCACAGAGGCtagtctgttgttgtttctaaGATTCCAGAGAATGTTTACATGTAAACTTGAgtgtataataataatcttGAAATTAATACTCAGTATTTAGTCGACAACGGTAAGAATGACAGTCACATCATAGTATGAACGACAGTCTGAAATACTAAATACAACAATACTTCTAAAATTCAACAATACTTCTAAGTCAGACCCCATGGAAAGACAGCTGTAAAactcaaaaacagaaacagcgCATTATTAATTAAAGATAATGTTAATCAAGACTGTACATTGTAAATTTGACTGGTGTGTACATGATTCAGAGATGAAAATTCAGCTATATGAAAAACTCTGTACAGTTCTTTTTACACTCAAGTAATACTGTTTATGTACATGATGTTGACAATGTAAACACTTCTCTAGCACGCAGTAGTTCGCTCCTGCTAATGAAGAAAAATTTGAGTAACGAAAAATATTGAAGATTGCCTTGAACATACATAATTACTACCAAAATGCAAACAGTTGACATCTTTGGTATAAATGTCGCCCAACACGCGGCGAGAACATATCGGGCGAATGAGCTCAGCTCAGCACCCGTGCAGCCTCCAAcaggtgttttgtttgttgtttgttgttgttgtttctttccccGATGCCATACAAGCAGTCTGACGATTGAAGCGACATGAAGCAGGGTAGCGACCCCCAAGTAGGATGGCGAGTCAACAAGTGTGAGGACTCCAACAGTTCCAATATTCAAGCTGTCTTTAAATCTTGAGCAGGTCAGCATGGTCTGCCTGGGTTGACATGAGACAAGCTGTGATGcccacacaccaacacacacacacacacacacacacacacacacacacacacacagacatgactTGAATGTCGTGGTTCCCCCTAtcagatgtcagcactcaccaCCATCCCACAGCAGGGCAGTCACTGTCCGGCTGTGAGGTCAGTGAGGGGAGACACGGCGGTTACCTGGAAACACATTCTGGACAGTGATTTTTCAAAATCGTCCTTGTCCCACCCGATACCTGGCAGGTCAGGGTGCAGTGTCGCCTTGTCACCAAATAGCACATCTTCGGACTTTAATCACCAACACAGTCGCTGTGGTCCGACCGGAGCAGTATACCTGTCTGGAGAATGGACACCAGCGGGTCTAGTCTCCCTCTTCTTTTATGGACGCGCCTGTCGACGTGGAAACATTATCTGCACAAGTGAAATATGTATGtgagcatgcacacaaaaacattgacAAGTGCATGTAAAAAGTACACATGTAGAATACTTTAAGTCTAGATTGTGCTATCcccatttattaaatttaaaaaagtcaaaatccCCAAATTTTTGGTCGTTGGAGTGGGAGACAGAACTTTTCGTCAGGCCTTTTTATTACCTGCCAAACCTCTTGGGAGTCTATTCAACAACTGGAAAGGTGCGCTGCGACCTACGGGTATCGAACTCAAGAGCGCCCGACTCCTGGCCGCCAGAGTTCTAACCACCCGGCTACCTGTGTTGTAAGTCTCTAGCAGACCCTTGATTAGGCTGTTAATACATCTTAGACTGCTGTAACTGTACCTCTGTATAACATTACCTGTAAGTCGAGATTACACTGCTTGTAAGTCGATGTTAAGCTACTTTGAATCCAGATGACACTGCATGTAAGTCTACATTACAATGTAAAGTATACTGCTCTGTAACTACAGACTATACTGTCACAgctacaaacatttaaaaagctaTAACTTATCACAGAGTCCCTCAAGACTCCAGGCCAGGAATGTTTCCCAGTGTTCAACTGTATCACAGCGACTGTTCACTCAGCTGCTATTCCTCTTTGAAGACTGAACAACAGCACGGAGAACTCGAGAAACCGATTTAATCAAGATACCTTGCTCTCCGTGCGAACAGTTGTTGATTTGAAGACAAGCAGAAACTTTGAAGTTGTATACGATGGTCTGAGGATTAGGGAGATAACAGGAGGGCAGCACGACACCACCTGCAACAAGGGGCGACAAGAGGAAAGGGACATAACTCCACAGCCACGTGGTCCACAGGTAAACTACTGATGGCTGAAGCACGCCAAGAATGCCAAGATTAACCGACAGCATTGTGTTACACCTGTCGCCATTTCCACAAATGAACCCAGTGAGTTGGGTGGGGAGGACATTGTCACCGGGGGACTACAGCTTCACCCTCCCAACGGTCAGGGACCCGCTACAGTAATTAATCTGTTCTCACTCAATGCGCAGTCGCTCGTTTCACGAGGATTCTAGAATGATCTCGTTgcataaacagcaaaaataaccGGGGATTAAACTACAGTTTACTTGAAACGTGGATACATTTACTTAactctgcattttatttttagcactGGTGACACGTGTGATAGGAAGGGTGGCGTCATGGCGACAAAGGTGTGTCATGTGTGGTGCCTGTGTCTGGTGGTAGTGTCAGGTGTGGTGCctgtgtgtggtggtagtgtcatgtcatgttgCTGTAAAACACAGAATGCAAACCCCTGTTCCCGTTGGAAGGTAAATGCTCATCATCTGTTACACCTGTCGGCCGAAGGCCAAGAAGGGACGGAACGTCAGCGCGTGGAGGTTGACGTTGTTTACAACAAACGTCAGATTAATCTGCCGTCGGAATTCTGGCCGTTACTCGCGTTACCATGCCTGCACGAGGTCTGCAGTTGATAGCACACGTtgagatgtcaaaggtcagcacaGAGAACAATAAAGGCCGAGAATCACAGACATGAATTCCACTCAGTTCCCACAATGAACAAGTGGACTGGAGATGAAGATGGAGCAAGCTTCTCACGACTTTACAGTGAAAAGACAAACTAAATAAACACACTGAACCAGCTGAGCACAAAGAGTGCTTCAGGCGATTTCTCCGCGTTCACTATGAGAACGAGGCCAAAGTACAAAGTCACTCTCGGTTTGACTATGAACATGGAGACGACGCGAAATctcgtgttgacggaggtaAAGAAGCTAAAACTTAAGTGGAGATCGAGATCGAGGAcctttgccaaaaaaaaaaaaaaaactaagaaaatttattgcaagtctaTTGTTGACTTTCAGAATTGTTTCGTGGTTACGGATGTTCAGCTGTTAAATGGTTTCCAAACCCTGACAACCTACAACATCGCGAGAGGCTGAGTTGGTCTCGACAACCAGGAGCAGTCCAGAGACAGACATCTCCATAGTATGACCGTTTCATTGACCTTCTCTTGCTTCCCCAAACACAATCTCGTATTCCACACTATGATCCCCAATCCTCTCTTCATCAGCTCACCATTTGATTCACACAGAGAGAAGCACTCAGTATGTAAACTCATAGTAAGCGCAGGGACAGCGGGATGGGAGAAAGCATTTGTCAACAGGATGTCTCCACCATGGATCTGTATCAGTTGTTTTTATGctcagagagagaggaaggaatggGTCAGTAGCCAAGCATGTAATATTTGTCTCACAGGTATGTGTTGTGACCGTGAAATGAGCGTTGGGCGACCCTGACCCTGCGCCCTCCGAGTGAAATGTGTATCACGAGAGTCTGGGCGTGCCCTGTGACCTATGCCCTGTGCCCTGTGTGCAAACTGTACATCCGTGCTGCGACTGTTATTTATTGCCCGGCTGCTAACCTCCTTCCTCGGCTTTGCGAGGTAATATTTTCACACTCACATTCCACCTGTTAATGCATTCGCTGAAAGTTAGCAACACCTGTGCCAAGCTGCTGTCCTCCTGATCTTCTAAAACAAACCTGAACACAAGCGGCTCTATACCCTAGGGTCTAGCCCTATCATTAACCTGCTCTTCGTTACACCATGCGGGACTGTCGACATGTacgtgacattttattttatttttttattttattttattttttttttttttgccgaagACGGCCTAAAGTCTGTTACTCACTGTTAGCCTCCAGACGTTCTGAAGCCTTGGTGTCGCCAAGCATGTCGGGAAGAAGACAGTACCCATGCAGCGAAACCCCATGTGGACTGGAGCTGGCGGCACTGGCGCCTTCGTCTGGCAAaggtgaaccactcacaccgCTGCACGTGCTGCCGACGTCACCGTTGCCTGGCAGCTCTCGCGTTTCTTCAGCCGTCCCACATGCTTGCCCACACGCCTGCCCACAGCACTCTGCCCCCGATGCCTGCCCACAGCTCTCTTGGATCGTCCCTGAGTCGTGAGCAGCATTGGTGTCCGAAGCCAGACAGGTAAGGGGCACCAATACCGTGTCCCCGTCATCCCTGTGATAGGTAGTGTCCCCCGACTGATGACTGTAAGAAAGCGTTTGAGAGAAAGTGCAATCAGTTGTAACGGATACACCATCCTTCTccgtttctttctctcctttctctgtaTCTGATGTCTGCTCCACGATGTCACGGTCCTTACACGCCCTCGCTGATTCTGTCACCTCTACAGTGACCCCGGCGATTGATGAACCTGTGACGTCATCGCTATCAGAAGCGCCATGTGACCTCCCCTTCTCGTCTGCAGCGTCATCACTGTCGGAAGAGCCATCTGAGCTGTTCTCAACATCAACAGTCTTCTTATCCCTCAAGTGCTGAAATGATTCCACATCCTGCGCGCGCATCTTACTGCCGGTGACTTGTGCACCCGCCTCATCTGCAGGAATAACGTGAGAGTCATCTGCATCATTCCACGGGTGACTATCTGTGGGGACACAGAGCTCAGGCCCAGGGACCGCCCCTCAACGACGTACACTTCACGATAAGTGTCTCCCCCCTCAGCAGTGTCCTCAGCACCTTCAATGAGGTCGAGGTCACCCTCTTGTCCTGAGGTTGGTCGCCACTCGCCGTCGACCTcctgtgatgacgtcacaaccaCCTGTAGGGTGGACACGAAGAGTTCCCCAGAGAGCAAGTCCCCAGCATCACTACCGACAATGTCGTCACCGTCACTTGTAGTCGACCGCCTTCTCTCGCTTCCACTGCCAGACTTTTGCTCACCAGACCTTTCTTCATCCTCGGAGGTCGCGAGCTGCTCTAGCGGCATCGTTGGGAGGGTTTCGCGTGTCTCCTCCTGTCCATCCACAGCTTCACAAGCCGGGGACAGGGAGGCTGGATGATACTGGATGCTGGCGCCGCACGACGATCTGATGCTGAGCGAGGAGTTGTCGCGGTTGTCTGCACTGCTGACCGGCTCGCCAGGTCGTCGGGGGCGCTGTCTTCGTGAAGGTGGGGTGGTTGCCAGGGTGTCCACGCTGCGCGGTTTAGTCAGGTTCACGCGCTTCACCTCGGACATGCGCACTTCCCCTGTGATCCTCCTCAATATGGCCGTGCGAAGACGGGGACCTAACTCAATCTTCTTCAGAGGACTTCCGCTGGCTTCGCCAGTTTCCGGAGACCGCACAGCTTCCTTGGTGCGCGGAGAAAGCCGGATGTATGGTGTCCAGTCAGTCTCTCCCCACGAGGCGGATAGCGACTCAGAAACGTCTGACAGCGAGTCGTTAGGAATGTCCCTCACCTGATCCACCTTCGGAGTTTCTAGGGTGTCATCATCCGGGTATGGACTTTCGGGTAGATCTGGAGGACGACCGTCGGGTTTCTCATCTTTCCGTTTGGTTTGCAGAGACTCATCCACCTTGATGACAGAACTTTCGATAGAGGAGATGATGTCATCACCATGAAAACCTAATGACACGACCTTGTCACCTTCCTGCACTGCGCTGTTTGGACCAATGACAACCTCTGTCTGTCTCGTGACCTCCCCCTGTGGTGACCCCAGCTCGGCCACAATGGCGGGCGACACGTGTACGGCCTCCAACTTCACTGTCTGTGCCACTGTCAACGGTTCCTCTATAGGTTCTGTCGGTTCCTCCTTAAAATCAGAAGGTGGAGCGTGTGAAGACTTCACTGTCTGTGCCACAGTGAACGTTTCCTGGGCAACCTCATTGGGTTTACTGAAAATGGCGGATGATCGAAAGCGGGTGGATTCTTCTGCTGCTGTTAACGGTACAATCAGCTCATCGTCCACTTCTGTCTTTGGTTCTTCTATGATTTTGACCGTCACCTCTATTTCTGTCAGTTTACCCttctctttagttttcttttctttggcctctcttttcttttcttctttcagtcttttcttttcgTCCTTAGCCGCCTTAGCTCTggctttctcttccttcttcttcaaggccttcatttccttttctcgCGCTCTGAGTTGAGCAGGAGACAGAGGTGTAGGAGTTGTTTCAGTTGTCTCACCCACGtgctctttcattttctgtggtCCGATTTCTGGATGCGAACCGTGAAGTCCAACTGTTGCCTGCGGCAGGATGTTCTCTTGGACCTCCTGCAACTCTGTTGTTTGGCCTGGGGTGTCCACCTGGACATGAAATTTCATCGGTGATACCTCTGTTCGTAGTGAAGTATCTACAAGTTCTTTCTGTGAGGTTGTTGCTGTGTGTGGTACGATGTCTGCCTCTGACTTGtgcacttctcttttttcttctagaACGTCTAACCTCTGGGGCAGGTGAGTTTTCTCTACAGTTATCACAGTCACTTGCTTCACCTTTTGTTTG
The sequence above is a segment of the Pomacea canaliculata isolate SZHN2017 linkage group LG6, ASM307304v1, whole genome shotgun sequence genome. Coding sequences within it:
- the LOC112566154 gene encoding titin homolog; this encodes MKDEQISSHFIAGEIKEQVTLPFIAAQSKEEEQQITAHFIADETKEEQNMFLPFIADEVKQDSEIITLPLVSIDTKKDQNTDFLLVSGESKKQQGPTFTLPFIAGETKVEELEAALPSITGEIEKAGAMGTLPFIAVETRETFALPFVVDDHQKEEPMVTLPSVAMETEKEEHKVSLPLVVDEPKQEGPRITLPFITIDTKGEKQKISLPSGYIAMETKAEEQKVPLSFVAKETEKGHQKISLPSVAREPRQEEPMITLPFIDMDTKEDEQQISFSLVATETKDEKQKISLPFVVDEPKQEGPRVTLPFITMETKEDEKISLPFAGGEHKQEEPKVSLPFVAMETKEEERKISLPFVAIETEKEEQRISLPLVACEAKQEGPRVALPSITTETKQEKQISLPSGYIAMETKQEKQISLPSGYIAMETKEEQKISLPSVAGETNQEEAKTMLCDVTCEAKQKVKQVTVITVEKTHLPQRLDVLEEKREVHKSEADIVPHTATTSQKELVDTSLRTEVSPMKFHVQVDTPGQTTELQEVQENILPQATVGLHGSHPEIGPQKMKEHVGETTETTPTPLSPAQLRAREKEMKALKKKEEKARAKAAKDEKKRLKEEKKREAKEKKTKEKGKLTEIEVTVKIIEEPKTEVDDELIVPLTAAEESTRFRSSAIFSKPNEVAQETFTVAQTVKSSHAPPSDFKEEPTEPIEEPLTVAQTVKLEAVHVSPAIVAELGSPQGEVTRQTEVVIGPNSAVQEGDKVVSLGFHGDDIISSIESSVIKVDESLQTKRKDEKPDGRPPDLPESPYPDDDTLETPKVDQVRDIPNDSLSDVSESLSASWGETDWTPYIRLSPRTKEAVRSPETGEASGSPLKKIELGPRLRTAILRRITGEVRMSEVKRVNLTKPRSVDTLATTPPSRRQRPRRPGEPVSSADNRDNSSLSIRSSCGASIQYHPASLSPACEAVDGQEETRETLPTMPLEQLATSEDEERSGEQKSGSGSERRRSTTSDGDDIVGSDAGDLLSGELFVSTLQVVVTSSQEVDGEWRPTSGQEGDLDLIEGAEDTAEGGDTYREVYVVEGRSLGLSSVSPQIVTRGMMQMTLTLFLQMRRVHKSPAVRCARRMWNHFST